The sequence below is a genomic window from Micromonas commoda chromosome 10, complete sequence.
CGTCTCGTGCGATCAAGAAACGGCTCTTGACAACGCGGCAAGAAAGGGCTTCACGGTGATAGTCGCTATGCTCCTCAAGGCGGGCGCAGACGTGAACCTCGGATACCCCCTCCATTCTGCCATGCACGCGGATGTACACGAAGCAAACGAAGCGATCGTGACCTTGCTACTCCAAGCCGGTGCAGACATTGACAAGGTGAACGGTTACGGAAAGACTGTGATGCAATTGGTTGAGGAGTACGATAAGTGTATTGAAAGTTCTCTGAAGGAACTCAAGGAACTCAGGGAATCGGACCCGGCTTTCCAGAGGGTTCTCATGGATACGCGCTTGAAATGGTATTTGCATGATTACATGTCGACCAGTATCAATAATGTTCTAATTGAACACGGGAACAGATACTGGAGAATCAAGGAGATGCTGCAATACGCGCAATTTATGCGCCCTGCTGAGACTGTATAATACCAACATAGATTCGCTTGCAAAAATGCCGCCCGCTACCTTACCTAGCCTTCGTCCCCtgctgcgccgcgacgcctcccTTCTGCTTCGCCCCTTTAtttcccccgccgcccccgcccccgttcTTCGCGTTGCCCCCACGTTTCGTCTCCCTCGTCGGCTCCGCGCCAACCGCCACGGCGCACTCGTGCACCGCGAGCGGTAACCCCGGGAACAAGTGCGTGACGTACGCTCCAAACAGCGCCCGCCTCTGCCGCCGGGTCAGCCTCCTGTACGCCATGCCCTGGACCACCCCGGGCGGCAGTAGGGCGCGTACAGGGCGATTCGTACTCCCGGACCGGAGCTCGTAGCTGGCGGTGGTCCGAGGGGCGTCTGACTTTTCGTCGAACTTTACGTCGGAATCGGAGTCGAGGGACGACTCGAGGGCGTCCGAGgcttcggcgagggcgtcgacgatgggcgCGATCTCGTCCCCGGTGGGGGGATGCTCGTACGCGTTCCTGCAGAACCTCAGCAGGTccgcgaacccgtcgccgtaGGGCTTGCGCCCGACGTCAGCCTTGGATTTTCCTCCGtttccggcggcggcgtttttcccggcggcgaccaccaGGGACTCCTTCACGAGGTGCTTGGTGATGCGATCGCGGATCCCCGGGTCCACCATGCGCTTCCAGTCGGTGAGATccatggacgccgccgcgagcaacGCGCCCCTCTCCGAGTtacccgagctcgcgccggagaGCAGCGCGTCCGTGGCTATGTCGTTGAGCACGCCCGACATATCCCGTTGAACGCTGGCGGACCGGgcgtgcagcgcggcgacgttgcgcatggcgacgtcgtcgtcccaaAACAACGGATGGTCGCAGactccggcggcgtccggcctcgacgccgggtcgggcgcgagcatggacgcgagcaggtgcctggcctcgagcgcgcgccgcgggtgcagGCCCTTGACGCGCATGAGGTTCTGGAGGTGGTGCCGGCCGTTTATGATGGCGGCGTTTgtcgggacgtcgcggccgctCTCGCTAAACGGGCTCGCCCGGCCCGTCAGGACGAAGTAAAACACCACGCCCATCGCCCATATATCAGCTGCGGGCGTGAGCGGCTGGTGCTTGAGCATCTCCGGCGCTCTGCCCGCGAGCACGATGTCTATGCCGTACTTACGGAAGGTGGACATCGTGTACTTGTCGCCGCTCTTGCCCGTGTTTTGCAGCTGCACCCCGAGGCCGACGTCGGCAATCTTGATCTCGCCCGTGGAGTCGACCAACAGGTTCTCGGGCTTCAGGTCGTTGTGAGTGATGCACCCCGAGGACTTGGACGGGTCGTGGAGCCACTGGATCCCGGAACTCACGGAACGGAGGATGTCCATCCGCCTCTCCACGCTCatcccgtcgccccgccgcgtgACGTGCTCCCGAAGCGACTCGGTGCACAGCTCCAACGCGATGAACACGTGCGAGCTGGTGATCCCCCAGCAGTGGAAGAACGGAACCTTCGGAGACTGATTCAGCGCGGTGAGCAACTCCACCTCGCGTTCCACCAGCttgagcagctcgcggccctcctcgccgggcgGGCGCTGGATGCGCttcaccgccaccgcgtgtCGCGCGCGAGTGGTGTGCTGCACGTATCCCCTGAACACGTACGTTCCCGAGCTCCCCACGCCGatgatctcctcctcgttgtATATGATGGTGTCCCCGACGCGCCTCCagccgcccctcgcgccgccgccgccgccgccgcccacccccgcgcccccggaaCCGTCGAgggctccgtcgtcgccgccacccgcggtgacggtgaTCTCCTCACCCGCGCTTCCCTCATCCGGGACAGCCTCCGCCCACAGCGACTCGACGTCCGGATCGTTCGAACCCAAACCCCTGTAGTCCTCGCTGCCCTCGAACATCGGGCGCctgacgccctcgccggacGCCGAGAAGCTGACGCGCTGACCCGGCCCGcggatcctcgcggcgtccccgttTGTTCCTTCAAAACTTgttcccgcgccggcgccgccgcgcttctTCGTCtggacgtcgagcgcctccttcgaccgagccgcggcggcctcctcgggggttcgcgagcccgcggacgccgcccgcgtcacttgctcgtgctcggcgtcggttATGTCCAGCGACTGCCGGATGGTGTtgagcatcgccgccgcctcgtccgtcaACACGCCCCCGGCCCACGCAaccttcgacgcggcgaaatACGTTCGCAGGCGCTGATCGCCATCCTCCATGGCGCgttccgcgtcgagctccgagagcagcgcgacggcgctggagaGATCAAGGCTCGGGTgcttcgcggcgcacgtcccCACGGCGTCCCTCAGTCGCGCCACGGATCTCGACTTCATCGCcgagtccaccgccgcgagcgcccgccACCGCTCGAGCGTGgactcagcctccgcgacggcatcCTCGAGCTGCCACGGCCACGCGCtggtcctcgccctcgccaccgccttcTCGAGCCTGGGCACGTCCCCGGGCTCCAGGGACCCGGGGGAGatgtcgcggccgcggagcgAGGGCTCCAAAGCCTCGGCCAGGACGGCTCTCGCGCCCTCCATCTCCtggagcgccgtcgcccggctGAAACACCTAGACACGAGCGTGTtgagcttcgccgcgccctcctgGGTCAACGGGGGTTTGCGCTCCGCAACCTTGGCGGCCCTCAGcatgagcgcctcgagccgcgggacggcggcgacgtcgagggaaCCCTGGTCCTGAAGCGTCGAGCGCAAGTCACCTTCCAGCTCGACAGCCtcgagcgcagcctccgcccccgcgacaGCCGCTcgcaacgccgcgaggcctcgcgcgtcccctCCCCCGGCATCGGATGTCTTCGCGCCGAACCTATCGATGTCTTCCATGGTGCCCAGGAggctccccgccgccgccggcgtcgccgactccgcgacctcgtcgtcgtcctcctcctcgtcctcgtcgtcgattgACGACTCGACCGACCCGACGGGATCCGCCATCAAaacgggctcgtcgtcgtcgatggagtagccgacgtcgagggacgccgcgacgccgtcgttgtACACCATGTTGATGAGCGCGCCGGGTTTCGCGGTGACGTGGggagccgac
It includes:
- a CDS encoding predicted protein, giving the protein MSSSAGCAAASPRLRRSHAPPGGRGANSGKPILSPSTRRRRAVVVAAKGAKEGDNGWMKGLEGIGGLLKRMPGVTIYQAAAPPPVLPGARVDFLEAMLQWHVGNSTSADLVLRDVQDAIVSEVTSFPVDKVALGESPSVAMHVPVPTLRQNPNGGPCNSQELGAAAMKMNEKRSSGAASGASGSVTGLDEDSCDYASGEALMAGFPAWQGWTQPATALTLRAVLMTASALTAAAGMRQPVIGDPAKDARAGGGAGLLKPQILFPEPTRELGDLREFFETLWPDAPYSFGTYGRDSVSSDDRYLKGDGVDGKKKLGRREKRLVIVVNVSSPGEESAAESDGEGMVNAAETLLELNVPFVVLTLWQDNSLVKSVQTKRARTEERDALRVLMERRTRILLGRSVRRKEARQKIRDAYARAVKMPQGKGYVALEEALAEAKAAGAEVGSEGDAMLAEIRSQARSAETDALAAALTSACLQVPVDVASLRANLQRARGVLEREEAEADEVAAKTAAQLAGASESPASAPHVTAKPGALINMVYNDGVAASLDVGYSIDDDEPVLMADPVGSVESSIDDEDEEEDDDEVAESATPAAAGSLLGTMEDIDRFGAKTSDAGGGDARGLAALRAAVAGAEAALEAVELEGDLRSTLQDQGSLDVAAVPRLEALMLRAAKVAERKPPLTQEGAAKLNTLVSRCFSRATALQEMEGARAVLAEALEPSLRGRDISPGSLEPGDVPRLEKAVARARTSAWPWQLEDAVAEAESTLERWRALAAVDSAMKSRSVARLRDAVGTCAAKHPSLDLSSAVALLSELDAERAMEDGDQRLRTYFAASKVAWAGGVLTDEAAAMLNTIRQSLDITDAEHEQVTRAASAGSRTPEEAAAARSKEALDVQTKKRGGAGAGTSFEGTNGDAARIRGPGQRVSFSASGEGVRRPMFEGSEDYRGLGSNDPDVESLWAEAVPDEGSAGEEITVTAGGGDDGALDGSGGAGVGGGGGGGARGGWRRVGDTIIYNEEEIIGVGSSGTYVFRGYVQHTTRARHAVAVKRIQRPPGEEGRELLKLVEREVELLTALNQSPKVPFFHCWGITSSHVFIALELCTESLREHVTRRGDGMSVERRMDILRSVSSGIQWLHDPSKSSGCITHNDLKPENLLVDSTGEIKIADVGLGVQLQNTGKSGDKYTMSTFRKYGIDIVLAGRAPEMLKHQPLTPAADIWAMGVVFYFVLTGRASPFSESGRDVPTNAAIINGRHHLQNLMRVKGLHPRRALEARHLLASMLAPDPASRPDAAGVCDHPLFWDDDVAMRNVAALHARSASVQRDMSGVLNDIATDALLSGASSGNSERGALLAAASMDLTDWKRMVDPGIRDRITKHLVKESLVVAAGKNAAAGNGGKSKADVGRKPYGDGFADLLRFCRNAYEHPPTGDEIAPIVDALAEASDALESSLDSDSDVKFDEKSDAPRTTASYELRSGSTNRPVRALLPPGVVQGMAYRRLTRRQRRALFGAYVTHLFPGLPLAVHECAVAVGAEPTRETKRGGNAKNGGGGGGGNKGAKQKGGVAAQQGTKAR